The following are from one region of the Thiocapsa rosea genome:
- a CDS encoding DODA-type extradiol aromatic ring-opening family dioxygenase has product MPAEIITTSAPIRMPSWYIPHGAGPCFFMDWHPPTAWERMAGFLRGLAATLPARPRAIVVVSAHWLAPVFGVTANARPDLIYDYAGFPAHTYALRYPAPGEPAWLLIIGSGMSFHNMRGYGDPRYGSISDDFDRWLTAAVEAEPIRRAQALAGWADAPSARLSHPPGGDEHLLPLMAVAGAAGDDHGRRVFTDRVLEPRSGS; this is encoded by the coding sequence ATGCCTGCAGAGATCATCACCACGTCCGCCCCGATCCGGATGCCGAGCTGGTACATTCCGCATGGTGCCGGGCCCTGTTTCTTCATGGACTGGCATCCGCCGACCGCCTGGGAACGCATGGCCGGATTTCTTCGCGGCCTCGCCGCGACCTTGCCCGCCCGACCGCGAGCCATCGTCGTGGTTTCGGCGCACTGGCTGGCGCCCGTCTTCGGTGTGACCGCCAACGCACGCCCCGACCTGATCTACGACTACGCCGGCTTTCCTGCGCACACCTACGCGCTTCGCTACCCCGCTCCGGGCGAACCCGCCTGGCTGCTCATCATCGGCAGCGGGATGAGCTTCCACAACATGCGCGGTTACGGCGATCCGCGCTACGGTTCGATCTCCGACGACTTCGATCGTTGGCTCACCGCCGCGGTCGAGGCCGAGCCGATCCGCCGCGCGCAAGCGCTGGCCGGGTGGGCAGACGCACCCTCGGCACGTCTTTCCCATCCGCCGGGGGGCGACGAGCATCTGCTGCCGCTGATGGCGGTTGCCGGTGCGGCCGGCGACGATCACGGTCGGCGTGTCTTTACCGATCGGGTGCTTGAACCTAGATCCGGCAGTTGA
- a CDS encoding MarR family EPS-associated transcriptional regulator has protein sequence MKTGILSDDLVLNAIRLLQDNPEEQQRTLAKALGISLGKLNNCLRVLIQRGWIEMQVNPESSGKRRYCYPLTPLGFEERAKLTTRVLESKEAEYVALQAEIERLRAEVLQQRQHCATSRLVAENHE, from the coding sequence ATGAAAACCGGAATCCTGTCCGACGATCTCGTTCTGAACGCCATCCGGCTGCTGCAAGACAACCCCGAGGAACAACAGCGCACGCTCGCCAAGGCGCTCGGGATCAGCCTGGGTAAACTGAACAATTGCTTACGTGTCCTGATCCAACGGGGTTGGATTGAGATGCAGGTCAACCCCGAGAGCTCGGGAAAACGCCGCTACTGCTATCCGCTGACCCCTTTGGGATTTGAGGAGAGAGCGAAGCTCACCACCCGCGTGCTCGAGAGCAAGGAAGCGGAGTATGTCGCGTTGCAGGCCGAGATCGAGCGCCTGCGCGCCGAGGTGCTGCAGCAACGTCAGCATTGCGCAACGTCTCGGTTGGTGGCAGAAAACCATGAATGA
- a CDS encoding transposase, which yields MLQLPDGLEQECRRELIAFEEQANMPYITSIERLGRQEGRQEGRQEGRQEGQANMLLSLLAIKFGPLGEADRQRVLDADAQTLLEWSTRLLTARSCEDVFGAGPRPDSEH from the coding sequence ATGCTGCAGTTACCGGATGGATTGGAGCAGGAGTGCAGGCGCGAGCTGATTGCTTTCGAGGAGCAAGCCAACATGCCCTACATCACCAGTATCGAACGCCTCGGTCGCCAGGAAGGCCGTCAGGAAGGCCGCCAAGAAGGCCGTCAGGAAGGCCAAGCCAACATGCTCTTGAGCCTGCTCGCCATCAAATTCGGTCCCCTCGGTGAAGCGGATCGCCAGCGGGTGCTCGACGCCGATGCGCAGACCCTCCTGGAATGGTCCACACGCCTGCTGACCGCACGCAGCTGCGAGGACGTCTTCGGTGCCGGCCCTCGACCCGACTCGGAACACTGA
- a CDS encoding nucleotide sugar dehydrogenase gives MDQDLAHLTDPDAPIAIIGLGYVGLPLAVEFAKHRPVVGFDINQSRIAELKAGRDSTRETNPEDLAAARHLTYTSDLGALCRCRIFIVTVPTPVDDYKRPDLTPLIKASETVGKVLKPGDLVIYESTVYPGCTEEDCVPVLARASGLTYLHTDRRTAAPETPPNPDRRASAPAVGPMSAGDIPHPAEATEKAPTPPEDNGFYCGYSPERINPGDHQHRLTTIKKVTSGSTPAIAAIVDALYNDIITAGTHPASSIRVAEAAKVIENTQRDLNIALMNELALIFDKLGIDTLEVLEAAGSKWNFLPFRPGLVGGHCIGVDPYYLTHKAVAIGYHPEVILAGRRINDRMGAHVAETVVKLMLNNSIGVCNSRVLVLGFAFKENCPDLRNTRVIDIILALREYNIAVDCYDPWIDLTEAKHEYGLDCLPEAPEPGTYDAVVLAVAHRDFVETGAPGIRRWAKPKSILYDVKSVLPVDAVDGRL, from the coding sequence ATGGACCAAGACCTCGCCCATCTCACGGACCCCGACGCCCCCATCGCCATCATCGGCCTGGGCTACGTCGGCCTGCCGCTCGCCGTGGAATTCGCCAAACACCGCCCCGTGGTCGGCTTCGACATCAACCAATCCCGCATCGCGGAGCTCAAGGCCGGTCGCGACAGCACCCGCGAGACCAACCCCGAAGACCTCGCCGCCGCCCGCCACCTGACCTACACCAGCGACCTCGGCGCCCTGTGCCGCTGCCGCATCTTCATCGTCACCGTGCCCACCCCGGTCGACGACTACAAGCGGCCCGACCTCACGCCCCTGATCAAAGCCTCCGAGACTGTCGGCAAGGTGCTCAAACCCGGCGACCTGGTCATCTACGAATCCACCGTCTACCCCGGCTGCACCGAGGAAGACTGCGTTCCCGTGCTTGCCCGCGCCTCCGGTCTGACCTACCTCCACACCGACCGCCGCACCGCAGCACCCGAGACACCCCCCAACCCCGACCGCCGAGCATCCGCCCCAGCCGTAGGTCCGATGAGCGCCGGCGACATCCCACACCCCGCCGAAGCCACGGAAAAGGCACCAACCCCACCCGAGGACAACGGCTTCTACTGCGGCTACTCCCCCGAGCGCATCAACCCCGGCGACCACCAACACCGCCTCACCACCATCAAAAAGGTCACCAGCGGCTCCACCCCCGCGATCGCCGCCATCGTCGATGCCCTCTACAACGACATCATCACCGCCGGCACCCACCCGGCCAGCAGCATCCGCGTCGCCGAAGCCGCCAAGGTCATCGAGAACACCCAGCGCGATCTCAACATCGCCCTCATGAACGAGCTGGCCCTGATCTTCGACAAGCTCGGCATCGACACCCTCGAAGTGCTGGAAGCCGCCGGGAGCAAATGGAACTTCCTCCCCTTCCGCCCCGGCCTGGTCGGCGGACACTGCATCGGCGTCGACCCCTACTACCTCACCCACAAAGCCGTCGCCATCGGCTACCACCCCGAGGTCATCCTCGCCGGGCGCCGCATCAACGACCGCATGGGCGCCCATGTCGCCGAAACCGTGGTCAAGCTCATGCTCAATAACAGCATCGGCGTCTGCAACAGCCGCGTGCTGGTCCTCGGCTTCGCCTTCAAGGAAAACTGCCCCGACCTGCGCAACACTCGCGTCATCGACATCATCCTGGCCCTGCGCGAGTACAACATCGCGGTGGACTGCTACGACCCCTGGATCGACCTCACCGAGGCCAAGCACGAATACGGCCTCGACTGTCTGCCCGAGGCCCCGGAACCCGGCACCTACGACGCCGTCGTCCTCGCCGTCGCCCACCGCGACTTCGTCGAGACCGGCGCGCCCGGGATCCGCCGCTGGGCCAAGCCCAAGTCGATCCTCTACGACGTCAAATCCGTGCTGCCTGTAGACGCGGTTGACGGTCGCCTCTAG
- a CDS encoding Gfo/Idh/MocA family protein has protein sequence MPPSITDRKIRIAVLGCGRISRNHFGAIEKHRDRLELAAVCDTNPVTLKAHAETFAVPGFTDLSQMLQEVTPDLVAICTPSGLHPDEAITVARHGVHVMTEKPMATRWQDGLRMVRACDDAGVHLFVVKQNRRNATLKLLKQAVEQKRFGRIYSVAVNVFWTRPQDYYDSAKWRGTWEFDGGAFMNQASHYVDLLDWIIGPLESVMAYTGTLARNIEVEDTGVAALRWRSGAVGTLNVTMLTYPKNLEGSITILGEKGTVRIGGVAVNDIQHWEFAEPRPEDEEVAQASYATTSVYGFGHPLYYDNVINTLHGEAEPETSGREGLRSLELLIAMYLSARDGKRVALPLEY, from the coding sequence ATGCCCCCATCCATCACCGACCGCAAGATCCGCATCGCCGTCCTCGGTTGCGGACGAATCTCGAGGAATCACTTCGGCGCCATCGAGAAGCACCGTGATCGCCTGGAGCTGGCAGCCGTCTGCGACACCAACCCGGTCACACTCAAGGCGCACGCCGAGACCTTCGCTGTTCCCGGCTTCACCGATCTGAGCCAGATGCTCCAAGAGGTCACCCCTGATCTGGTCGCCATCTGCACCCCCAGCGGCCTGCACCCGGATGAGGCCATCACCGTCGCCCGGCACGGCGTGCATGTCATGACCGAGAAGCCGATGGCCACCCGTTGGCAGGACGGCCTTCGCATGGTCCGCGCTTGCGACGATGCCGGCGTTCATCTCTTCGTCGTCAAGCAGAACCGTCGCAACGCTACGCTGAAACTGCTCAAGCAGGCGGTCGAGCAGAAGCGCTTCGGCCGCATCTACTCCGTTGCCGTTAACGTCTTCTGGACCCGTCCTCAAGACTACTACGACAGCGCCAAATGGCGCGGCACCTGGGAGTTCGACGGCGGTGCCTTCATGAACCAGGCCAGCCACTATGTCGACCTGCTCGACTGGATCATCGGTCCGCTGGAAAGCGTGATGGCCTACACCGGCACCCTGGCCCGCAACATCGAGGTCGAGGACACAGGTGTGGCGGCCCTGCGCTGGCGCAGCGGCGCCGTCGGCACGCTCAACGTCACTATGCTGACCTACCCGAAAAACCTCGAAGGCTCGATCACCATCCTCGGGGAGAAGGGCACCGTGCGTATCGGCGGTGTGGCCGTTAACGACATCCAACACTGGGAGTTCGCCGAGCCGCGCCCGGAGGACGAGGAGGTCGCCCAAGCCAGCTACGCCACCACCAGCGTCTACGGCTTCGGCCATCCGCTCTACTACGACAACGTCATCAACACCCTGCACGGCGAGGCCGAGCCCGAAACCAGCGGCCGAGAGGGACTCCGAAGCCTCGAGCTACTCATAGCCATGTACCTCTCCGCCCGCGACGGCAAACGGGTCGCGCTCCCGCTCGAGTATTAG
- a CDS encoding acyltransferase yields MTITIHPTAIVDEGAQIGEGSRIWHWVHICGGAKIGEGCSFGQNVFVGNDVRIGNNCKVQNNVSIYDAVTLEDNVFCGPSMVFTNVHNPRSAVIRKDEYRRTLVKKGATIGANATIVCGVTLGEYAFIAAGAVITKDVEPYALMAGVPARQIGWMSQHGERLDLPLIGTGQAKCPATGLAYRLDNGGLEVLGDMPE; encoded by the coding sequence ATGACCATCACCATCCACCCCACCGCCATCGTCGACGAAGGCGCCCAGATCGGGGAGGGCTCACGCATCTGGCACTGGGTCCATATCTGCGGCGGCGCCAAGATCGGCGAAGGCTGCTCCTTCGGCCAGAACGTCTTCGTCGGCAACGACGTCCGCATCGGCAACAACTGCAAGGTCCAGAACAACGTCAGCATCTACGATGCCGTCACACTCGAAGACAACGTCTTCTGCGGCCCCAGCATGGTCTTCACCAACGTCCACAACCCACGCTCCGCCGTCATCCGCAAGGACGAGTATCGCCGCACGCTTGTTAAGAAAGGCGCGACCATCGGCGCCAACGCCACCATCGTCTGCGGCGTGACCCTCGGTGAATACGCATTCATCGCCGCCGGCGCCGTCATCACCAAAGACGTGGAACCCTACGCCCTCATGGCCGGCGTCCCCGCCCGCCAAATCGGCTGGATGAGCCAACACGGCGAGCGCCTCGACCTGCCCCTGATCGGCACCGGACAAGCCAAGTGCCCCGCAACCGGCTTGGCCTATCGCCTGGACAACGGCGGCCTTGAAGTTCTAGGCGATATGCCAGAGTGA